A window from Burkholderiales bacterium encodes these proteins:
- a CDS encoding thiol:disulfide interchange protein DsbC: protein MLKSVLTAGMAAVLAVLPSAFARADAEAAKKALEARLQGERIESVKPTPFPGLYEVIVASPRGSLVMYTDEKAQFLFAGGALLDVRTSPYKDLTRETVSRLNAALINGSLKLAVKRVKGNGQRTLITFEDPNCPYCKALQKELVQLTDVTIYTFLWPFLSESSLTKSQAVWCAKDRGKAFEDLMLRDQVPPADKAGCEYRAEPVHDMARRLGLQGTPAIFLADGTEYTGPRTAQALDQALKEAKTAGGGGR, encoded by the coding sequence GTGCTGAAATCCGTCTTGACCGCCGGGATGGCGGCCGTACTCGCGGTGCTGCCCTCCGCCTTCGCCCGCGCCGACGCCGAGGCGGCGAAGAAGGCGCTGGAGGCGCGCTTGCAGGGGGAGCGCATCGAAAGCGTGAAACCCACGCCATTTCCCGGCCTCTACGAGGTGATCGTGGCGAGCCCCCGGGGCAGCCTGGTGATGTACACCGACGAAAAGGCCCAGTTCCTGTTCGCCGGCGGGGCGCTTCTGGACGTGCGCACCTCCCCCTACAAGGACCTTACCCGGGAGACGGTGAGCCGGCTCAACGCCGCCCTGATCAACGGGTCGCTCAAGCTCGCGGTGAAGCGGGTGAAGGGCAACGGCCAGCGCACCCTCATCACCTTCGAGGACCCCAATTGCCCTTACTGCAAGGCGCTGCAGAAGGAACTGGTGCAGCTTACCGACGTCACCATCTACACCTTCCTGTGGCCGTTCCTCTCCGAGAGTTCCCTCACCAAGTCCCAGGCCGTCTGGTGCGCCAAGGACCGGGGCAAGGCGTTCGAGGATCTGATGCTGCGGGACCAGGTGCCTCCCGCCGACAAGGCGGGCTGCGAGTACCGGGCGGAGCCCGTGCACGACATGGCCCGGCGCCTGGGCCTGCAGGGCACCCCCGCCATCTTCCTCGCCGACGGCACCGAGTACACGGGCCCCCGCACCGCGCAAGCGCTGGATCAAGCCCTCAAGGAGGCGAAGACCGCGGGCGGAGGGGGGCGATGA
- the apaG gene encoding protein ApaG, whose amino-acid sequence MSERKIYRIDVKARTTYLPDQSDEAESRYVFAYTITLTNTGTVAAQLMSRHWIITDADNRVQEVRGLGVVGEQPVLRPGESFEYTSGTAIATPVGTMTGRYHMRAEDGVTFEAPIPEFTLSAPRMLH is encoded by the coding sequence ATGAGCGAACGCAAAATTTACCGGATCGACGTGAAGGCGCGCACCACCTACCTGCCCGACCAGTCGGACGAGGCGGAAAGCCGCTACGTGTTTGCCTACACCATCACCCTCACCAACACCGGCACGGTCGCCGCCCAGCTCATGAGCCGCCACTGGATCATCACCGACGCGGACAACCGGGTGCAGGAAGTGCGGGGCCTGGGGGTGGTGGGCGAGCAACCGGTGCTGCGCCCCGGGGAGAGCTTCGAATACACGAGCGGCACCGCCATCGCCACCCCCGTGGGCACCATGACCGGCCGCTACCACATGCGGGCCGAGGACGGGGTGACCTTCGAAGCGCCCATCCCCGAGTTCACCCTGAGCGCGCCCCGCATGCTCCATTGA
- a CDS encoding hypothetical protein (possible pseudo, frameshifted), whose amino-acid sequence MPTYRIAPSILSANFARLGEEVTSVIAAGADLIHFDVMDNHYVPNLTIGPLVCEAIRPSPKRPSTCT is encoded by the coding sequence ATGCCCACGTACCGGATCGCCCCCAGCATCCTTTCGGCCAACTTCGCGCGCCTGGGCGAGGAGGTGACCTCGGTCATCGCCGCCGGAGCCGACCTGATCCACTTCGATGTGATGGACAACCATTACGTGCCCAACCTCACCATCGGGCCGCTGGTGTGCGAGGCGATCCGGCCCTCACCGAAGCGCCCATCGACGTGCACCTGA
- a CDS encoding hypothetical protein (possible pseudo, frameshifted), with protein MRGDPALTEAPIDVHLMVKPVDRIVPDFAKAGANIISFHPEASEHVDRTIGLIHDCGCKAGLVFNPATPLHYLDWTLGKLDLVLIMSVNPGFGGQKFIPTALEKLREVRRRIDASGRDIWLEVDGGVKVDNIAEIARAGADTFVAGSAIYGTKDYKATIAAMRAELEKA; from the coding sequence GTGCGAGGCGATCCGGCCCTCACCGAAGCGCCCATCGACGTGCACCTGATGGTGAAGCCCGTGGACCGGATCGTGCCGGACTTCGCCAAGGCGGGCGCCAACATCATCTCCTTCCACCCCGAGGCCTCGGAGCACGTGGACCGCACCATCGGCCTGATCCACGACTGCGGCTGCAAGGCGGGGCTGGTGTTCAACCCGGCGACACCGCTCCATTACCTGGACTGGACCCTGGGGAAGCTGGACCTGGTGCTCATCATGTCGGTCAACCCGGGCTTCGGCGGGCAGAAGTTCATCCCCACGGCCCTCGAGAAGCTTCGGGAGGTGCGCCGGCGGATCGACGCGAGCGGGCGCGACATCTGGCTGGAGGTGGACGGGGGCGTGAAGGTGGACAACATCGCGGAGATCGCCCGGGCCGGGGCGGACACCTTCGTCGCCGGCTCCGCGATCTACGGGACCAAGGACTACAAGGCGACCATCGCAGCGATGCGGGCGGAGCTGGAAAAAGCCTGA
- a CDS encoding hypothetical protein (possible pseudo, frameshifted), which translates to MLRGDTLPRKKPDPMPLLYAARHFGVAPGELLLVGDSPNDTRAARAAGCPVVCVPYGYNEGTEVQDLDCDAIVAGVDEVPRLVRKARPAAGRPQ; encoded by the coding sequence GTGCTGCGGGGCGACACCCTGCCGCGCAAGAAGCCGGACCCGATGCCCCTCCTCTACGCGGCACGGCACTTCGGCGTCGCCCCGGGCGAGCTCCTGCTGGTGGGCGACTCCCCCAACGACACCCGGGCGGCCCGGGCGGCCGGCTGCCCGGTGGTGTGCGTGCCCTACGGCTACAACGAGGGGACCGAGGTGCAGGACCTCGATTGCGATGCTATAGTAGCGGGCGTGGACGAGGTGCCCCGGCTGGTGCGCAAGGCCCGCCCCGCCGCCGGGCGCCCCCAGTAG
- a CDS encoding hypothetical protein (possible pseudo, frameshifted) yields the protein MTEQEFDNLAARGYNRVPVVLETLADLDTPLSLYLKLAGEPYSYLLESVIGGERFGRYSIIGLPAELRIEVKGHRVGLVRRGLAVEEHETPDPLGFLQAYLARFRAAPLAAAPASAAGSWATSATTRCATSSRG from the coding sequence GTGACTGAACAGGAATTCGACAATCTGGCCGCGCGCGGCTACAACCGCGTGCCCGTGGTCCTCGAGACCCTGGCCGATCTGGACACGCCCCTCTCCCTCTATCTCAAGCTCGCCGGCGAGCCCTACTCCTACTTGCTGGAGTCGGTGATCGGGGGCGAGCGCTTCGGCCGCTATTCCATCATCGGGCTGCCCGCCGAGCTGCGCATCGAGGTGAAGGGCCACCGCGTCGGCCTGGTCCGGCGGGGGCTTGCCGTGGAAGAGCACGAAACCCCCGATCCCCTGGGCTTTCTCCAAGCGTATCTTGCCCGCTTCCGCGCCGCGCCGCTGGCGGCGGCCCCCGCTTCTGCGGCGGGCTCGTGGGCTACTTCGGCTACGACACGGTGCGCTACATCGAGCCGCGGCTAG